TTATCAGTCACGGGTGCAGATCGTTTGCAGGCGCTGGGATCTCCACGAACATTAGGCCTCTAGAGAACGGAAGTCATCGCCCCAACATCTAAAACTGGCACGCTTCTTCTACCAAACCGCTGCCATCGTGTATGTTTTTCCTCAGACATCAACAGTCATCCGGCCCTTGCTTGGGGGCCAGAATTTGTACTCCAAACTGGAGGATGTCAGCGAAGTTCGCGGAACCATTTTGAACTCGAATGGTTGGAGCAAAAATACCCAGGATAGCCACGATGATCGAACGAAGATTAGCTAAGTATTTGGGAGATTTAAATACAATTCATAACGCATCGTTACGAAAACAGAATATGACAGCTATATCGGGAAATCTATATCTTCAAAAAACTGATAGTTCGCAAGACTGGCAGGCGGGGAAAAAAAACACGCCACCTTCATCTCGATGTCAGACAGATTTTCAAGCATATGGATCTTACCCTTAGGAAACAAGACAGCGCATCCTGTCCTCACCAACTCTACTTCGCCATCTACCAGCACACGACCATGGCCACTAAGGATATAAATAACCTCTTCTCCATTTGGATGAGAATGTGCTGGACGTACTCGTTGACCAGGTCCAACATGAATGACAGCCATCGTGCAGTACTGAGCACCGGTATTTTCCTGTGAAATTACCCAGCGCAGCTTTCTTCCCGGAAGGTCCAACTCCTCTACTGTGGCCTCATCTACGATTGGTATCGGCATAGAAATATCTCATTTCCTAACTTCTCAATTGTTTCTGAATAGCGCTCGAAATTGCTGCTGGGGTCAGATCGAAAACATCGATCAGTTCTTCGTAAGTTGCGGAATGGAGAAATTGTTTATTTCCGTTGACATCTAGCGTATTGATCGAAAATATTTTGCTAAGCCCGGAGAGTTTAACATCGGCCTGATGACGATAGAGTACTTTCAAAAAGTTCTGCCAAAGATAACCGTTATTCTGCTCCGCAAAGACCATGGGCAAACCAGTTCGATAAAGTTTCATCAATAACTCTCCATCAATGGAGGGCATATCAACGACTGTGATATTGATCCCTTCTCTTGCACAGATATCTGCTGCACCGAGAGCCTCATGTACTCCACGGCCGCTACTAATCACAATCGCGCAGTCATTATCACTCTCTCGAAGTGTATAACCCATTCCATATTCAAACTGGTAATCGTCCTCATAGAGAACAGCCGATCCTGTACGCATCACACGCAAATAGACCAACCCTTTATTCCCGTCCATAATCCACTTCATGATCGATAACATCTGCTGTGGACAGGAAACATCGATAATCTTCAAATGGGCCACCGCGTCAAACGTCGTCGCATCGTCGTTGCCCATATGGGTCGCACCGTTCGTTCGCGTCTCAAAATTTGCTGCTGTAGCAAGGAAGGTAATGTCGAGGC
This portion of the Edaphobacter sp. 4G125 genome encodes:
- a CDS encoding cupin domain-containing protein, which produces MPIPIVDEATVEELDLPGRKLRWVISQENTGAQYCTMAVIHVGPGQRVRPAHSHPNGEEVIYILSGHGRVLVDGEVELVRTGCAVLFPKGKIHMLENLSDIEMKVACFFSPPASLANYQFFEDIDFPI